The Azospirillum baldaniorum genome segment CGGCGCGGGACAGCCCGGCGCGGCGCAGGTTGGTGCCGTTCAGGCAGGCCTCCGTCAGGTCGGCCCCGATCATCTCGGTGTAGGAGAGGTCGGCCATCTCCAAGCTGGCCTTGCGCAGCCGCACACCCATCAGGCGGCAACGGCGCAGCCGTGCGGCGGCGAGCACACGGCCGGTCAGATCGGCCCCGATCACCGACACGAGATCGAGGTCGAGGTGCCGGCCCTCGGCGCCCTGACTGTTCACCCACCGCTCATGCTCGGCGACGGCCTCCAGGAAGACGCCCGACGGCATCGGCTTGTAGGCCGGCTTGACGATGGCGTTCTTGGGAAGGGAGGCCGGCAGGTAGTTGCGGTCGAGCGTCGCCTCGTCGATGGTCGTGCCGTCGAAGGTCACGCCGTCCAGCGTGGCACCCCAGAAATCGGCGCCGACCAGCACGGCGGCGGTCATGTCGGCGCCCGTCAGGTCGGCGTCGTTGAGATCGGCGCCGCTGAGGTCGCAGCCCGTGAAGTTCGCTCCGGCCAGGATGGAGCGCTCCATCTTGGCCTCGGTCAGGCGGGTGACGCCGTCGCTGCGCGGCTTGTCGTCCGTCCCGTTCATCAGCGATCCGGCGCGGAAGTCGGCGCCGCGCAGATTGGCGTCGGTCAGGATGGCGCGGTGCAGGTTGGCGCCGCGCAGATCCGCCCCGATCAGCGTCGAGGCGGTCAGGTTCGCCCCTTCCATGTCGGCACCGAACAGGTCGGCCTGCGAAAGGTCGGCTCGGACGAGGCGGGCGCCGACCAGATTGGCCCCGGCCAGCTTCGCCCCGTTCAGGTTTACCCGGTCGAGGTTGAGATTCGAAAGATCGCGGAAGCTGAGGTCGGCCCGCCGCCCGCCGCGGCGCGTCAGCCACGTCTGGTGGGCGAGGATGATCGCCTTGATCTCTTCGATCTCGTTTGGAGTCCGGTCGGCCATCGGATGGGGCGCCCGCTGCTGCAACACACAAGAGAGGCTTTGGGCGGGACCATACCCCTTCCGGCCGTGTTCGTCACGGAATCGCCGTTTGGACCATCATGAAAAAGAGCCCATGAAAAGCAGGCATGAAAAAGGGCCGCCCGAAGGCAGCCCTTGATATGTCCGGTCTTTCCGGGACGCGCGGAGCGAAGGATCAGCCGGCGCTGCCGACCTTCTGGCGCAGCGCCTGGAGCAGCCCTTCGACCCGACCGCCGTTCTGGCCGATGACGGAGGCGAATTCCTGGCGCTGGGTCACGCCCATGCTCACGCCCTCGACCACCACGTCGATGATCTTGTAGGCGGTGTCGCGCTTGCGCACGCGCCAGTCCACATTCACCGGCGGGCCGTTGGGACGGACGATCTGGGTGGTGACCATGGTGTCCGCTTCGCCTTCCACCCGCGACCCGGTGATGCGGAAGGTCTCGCCGGAATACTCGACGAAGCGGTCGGCGTAGGTGTTGACGATCAGCCGTTCGAACAGCTTCTGGTATTCGTCGTGCTGCTGCGGCGTGGCGGAGTTCCAGTAGCGGCCCAGCACCCAACGCCCGATGTAGGCCACGTCGAAGCCCTGATAGAGCAGGCCGCGGAAGCGCTGGACCGCCTGCTCGCGCGACAGGCTCTTGTTCGAGAAGGTGGCGACGGCCTCGTTCCCCAGCGATTGGATGAACGCGGTCGCGCCCGGATCAGCCGATTGCGCGGCGGCGGGACGGGCGGCCCAGCTGCTCACCGCGAGCAGGGCCGCGCACACGAGAAACAGGCGACGTGTCAGCATGGCAAGGCAAAAGTGGCTGCCGCGGGGGCTTTGTCAACACTCAATCGGCTAAAGGATCGAGCGCGGACGGTCGCACCGCGGCAGGCCTCCTCCTTATTTCTTGGCGGGTTCGTCGAAATCGGGGAACTCCGGCGTCGCCGGCGCGATGTCGTTGGCGATCGCGGCGCGGCGCTGCTGCGCGTACAGGCTGCGGGCCGTCGCGTAGAAGTCCAGCGAGTTCTTGCGCAGGTCGTCGATCTCGCGCAGGAGCTGCGAGCGGCGGTCCAGGCCTGCGGCGGCGGTCCGCCCGTACATCGCGTTGTCCGCCCCGGCGGCGTTGGTGCCGATGCGGAACGGGTCGGCCAGCGTGTCGACGCCGTAGCCCAGCGTGTCGCGGACGTTCGACGGGCCGAGGAACGGCAGAACCACGTATGGCCCCGGTCCGACACCCCAAACTCCGAGCGTCTGGCCGAAATCCTCCGGACGGTCGCCGATTCCGGCCTCCGTCGCCACGTCGGCGAGGCCGCCGATGCCGAGGATGGTGTTGGTCATGAACCGGCCGGTGGCGACCTGGGCGCCCTCGAAATCACCCTGCAGCAGGTTGTTGGCGATGTAGAGCGGGCCGAGCAGGTTCTGGATGAAGTTGTGCACCGCCTGGCGCAGCGGGTCGGGGACGACGCCCACATACACTTCCGTCGCCGGGCGGATCAGCAGGATGTCCGCGGTCTCGTTGACGGCGAAGACGAATCGGTTGGGAATCTCCAGGGGATCGCTGACCGTGACATCGGCTTCGTTGCTGCCGGGCGCGGTTGCGCAGCCCGCCATGCCGAAGGCGACGACGGCTACGGCGGCCGAGCGAAGAAGGGAGCGGGAGAGGTTGGCCAGCTTCATCGGCGACGGCTCTTTCTGGGGACACGACTTTGGGCGGGGCATCCGATTCCGCGGCCCCATCGCGCCACGTCAGAAGGGTTCGTCCCCTCGCCGGGCGGCAACAGGCGCTGCCGGACAGGACATCGCCCGGAAAATCCGTGCGATCCCTTTGTTCCGTGCCTAACACAGGCGCCGCCTTTTGACCAGCGTGCCACGCGAGGTCACCATACGGATACCGCCCTATGTGGTAGGATTGCCGCGCCCTTCGCGTGCCGTCCGGGCGTCCCGTCAGCCGATGCCGCCCGATTGGAAGGGTGAGCGGTGAAAACGTGTTTACGCTGCATAAAGATATCTTTATATCTGTATCCCGTATGGCGGGCCGTGGTGGCCGGCCGGCCCTTTGGGGCGATTCGGGATGGTGCCGGCGGTCATGGACGAACTGCTTGCGACATTGAAGGCGGCGGCGGAGACCACGCGGCTTCGGCTGCTGGCGCTGTGCGCGCATGGCGAGCTGACGGTGACCGAGCTGACCCAGATCCTGGGGCAGAGCCAGCCGCGGGTGTCCCGCCATCTGAAGCTGCTGTGCGACGCCGGTCTTCTCGACCGCTTCCGGGAGGGCACCTTCGCCTTCTACCGGCTGACGGAGCGCGGCGCCTCGGCGGAGTTGGCGCGGGTGCTGGTGGACGCGATCCCCTCCGACGATCCGACCATGACGCTGGATCTGGAGCGGTTGGAGGCGATCAAGCGCGCCCGCTCCGAGGCGGCGGCCAGCTATTTCCGCGAGAACGCCGCCCGCTGGCATGAAATCCGTTCCCTCCACGTCCCGGAACGCGAGGTGGAGGAGGCCCTGCTGCGCCTGATCCCCGCCGACGGGATCGGGGACCTCCTGGACATCGGCACCGGCACGGGCCGCATGCTGGAGGTTCTGGGTCCGCGCGCCCGGCGCGCCGTGGGCGTCGACCAGTCGCGCGAGATGCTGTCCATCGCCCGCACCAAGCTGGAGGACACGGCGCTCCGCCACTGCCATGTGCGGCAGGCGGACATGTACCAGCTTCCCTTCCCATCGGGGTCCTTCGACGCGGCGATCGTCCATCAGGTGCTGCATTTCGCGGAGGCGCCGGCCGATCTGCTGGCCGAGGCGGCGCGGGTGCTGCGGCCCGGCGGCCTGCTGCTGCTGGTCGACTTCGCTCCCCACGCTCTGGAATCCCTGCGGGCGGAGCACGCGCACCGACGGCTGGGCTTCGCCGACGCCGAGGTCGCAGCTTGGTGCCGCCAATGCGGTCTGGACTGCGGTGCCGTGGTGCATCTGCCGGGCGAACCGCTTACCGTATCCATCTGGCCGGCGGTGCGCGCCGCGAAGGGCGCATCTCCGGCCGATCCTTCCATCCTCTCCATCAGCGGAGCCCAGTCATGACGTCCGGCATCCCGTCGGTCAGCTTCGAATTCTTCCCGCCCAAGACGGAGAAGATGGAACAGAGCCTGTGGCAGGCGATCCAGCGCCTTGCCCCGCTCAGCCCCTCCTTCGTCTCGGTGACCTACGGGGCCGGCGGCTCGACGCGCGAACGCACGCACAACACGGTGACGCGCATCCAGAAGGAGACGGGCATCCCCGCCGCCGCCCATTTCACCTGCGTGGGTGCGACGCGCGAGGAGATCGACGCCATCGCCCGCACCTACTGGGACGCCGGCATCCGCCATCTCGTGGCCCTGCGCGGCGATCCGCCGGAGACCGAGGGCGGGGTGGGTGGGCGCTACGTCCCGCACCCCGGCGGCTACGCCTACGCCGCCGATCTGGTGGCCGGGATGAAGAAGGTCGCCGACTTCGAGATCTCCGTCGCCGCCTATCCGGAGTCCCATCCGGAGGCGCCGAGCGCGCAGTTCGACCTGGACAACCTGAAGCGCAAGGTGGACGCCGGGGCGACGCGGGCGATCACCCAGTTCTTCTTCGACAACGACGCCTATTTCCGCTTCCTCGACCGTTGTGCCGCCGCCGGCATCACCGTGCCGATCGTGCCCGGCATCCTGCCGATCACCAACTTCGCCCGCGCGGTGGAGTTCGCCGGCAAGTGCGGGGCGGCGATGCCCCAGCGCTTCGCCGAGACCTTCGAGGGGCTGGATTCCGATCCGGAGACCCGCCAGCTCGTCGCCGCGACCATGGCGGCGGAGCAGTGCCAGGCGCTTCAGGCTCAGGGCATCAAGGACTTCCATTTCTACACACTGAACCGCTCCGACCTGACGGTGGCCATCTGCCGGATGCTGGGCGTCAAGGCAAAGCAGCCGGCGGTGTCCTGACCGCCCCCCTGTGCTAGGGTGTTGCGGATGATCGCGGTCGCGGAGGAGGGGCCATGGACAGCCGGATCGGGTACGACGACGACTTCTACGCCTGGACCCAGGAACAGGCCCGCCTTCTCCGCGAAGCCGCCCGCGAACGTCTGAACACGCCCATCGACTGGGAGCATGTGGCGGAGGAGATCGAGGACATGGGGCGGAACGACCGGCGCGCGATCAACAGCCATTTGGCCCGTGTCATCGAGCATCTTCTGAAGCTGGAACTTTCCCCGGCGTCCGACCCGCGCAGCGGTTGGCGGAAGTCCGTGCGCGAACAGCGGGCCGCTGCCGTGGATGCATTGGCCGACAGCCCAAGCTTGAAGAGCCACATGGACCTTCCGTTCGCCTTCCGCCGCGGCCGTGGCTTCGCCACCGACGGGCTCGGGCAGGATCGCATCGATGAGCGGGAGCTTCCTGTCGAGTGTCCTTACGCCCTTGAGCAGATTCTCGATGAGGACTGGTGGCCGACGAACCGCCACGGCCTTGAGTAAATCGCCGACTTCCTGAACCTTTCCGCACGACCTTCCTTCCGAAACGGACCAGACCCTTCCCATGCCGCACATTCTCGACACTCTCCGCGACCGCGTCCTGCTCTGCGACGGCGGGTTCGGCAGCCGCATCCAGGCGCTCGACCTCGATGTGGAGAAGGACTACTGGGGGCACGAGAACTGCACCGACATCCTGCCGCTCTCGCGTCCGGACATCGTGCGGGAGATCCACCGCGGCTATTTCGAGGCCGGCGCGGACATGGTGGAGACGGACACCTTCGGCGCCTCCCCGGTGACGCTGGGCGAATTCGGCATCTCGGAGAAGGCGTTCGAGATCAACCAGCGCGCGGTCGAGCTGGCGCGCGAGGCGGCGGAAACCTTCACGGACGGGCAGCCGCGCTTCGTCATCGGCTCGGTCGGGCCGGGCACCAAGCTGCCCAGCCTGGGCCACATCCCCTATCAGGACCTTGAGGACAGCTTCTTCGTCCAGGCGGCCGGCCTGATCGCCGGCGGCGCCGACGCCATCCTGGTCGAGACCTGCCAGGACCCGCTGCAGATCAAGGCCGCCGTCAACGGCATCAAGCGCGCCCGCGCCGAAGCTGGAAGCGACACGCCGGTCTTCGTCCAGGTGACCGTGGAAACCACGGGCACGCTGCTGGTCGGCACCGACATTGCCGCGGCGGCCACGGTGATCCAGGCGCTGGACGTCCCGCTGATGGGCCTGAACTGCGCCACCGGCCCGCTGGAGATGAGCGAGCATGTGAAGTGGCTGACCCAGAACTGGCCGGGACTCGTCTCCGTGCAGCCGAACGCCGGCCTGCCGGAACTGGTCGACGGCAAGACGCACTACCCGCTGCGCGCCGACGACTTCGCCCACTGGCTGGAGCGCTTCGTGACCGAGGACGGGGTGAACCTCGTCGGCGGCTGCTGTGGCACCAACGTTCCGCACATCGCGGCGGCCAACCAGATGCTGCGCAAGCTGGCCCCGGCCGGGTCGCACCGCCCGAACCCGAAGGGCCGCACGGTCCATTGGGTGCCTGCGGTCGCCTCGCTCTACTCGCAGGTCACGCTGCGCCAGGAGAACGCTTTCTTCGCCATCGGCGAGCGCTGCAACGCCAACGGCTCCAAGAAGTGGCGCGAGCTTCAGGAGAAGAACGACTGGGACGGCTGCGTCGAGATGGCGCGCGAGCAGGTGAAGGAAGGTTCGCACACGCTGGACGTCTGCACCGCCTTCGTCGGCCGCGACGAGGTGGCGGAGATGAAGGCCGTCGTGCAGCGCTTCGCCGGCTCGGTCACCGCCCCGCTGGTCATCGACTCCACCGAATACATCGTTCTGGAGAAGGCGCTGGCGCTCTACGGCGGCAAGGCGATCATCAACTCCATCAACTTCGAGGACGGCGAGGAGCCGGCCCGCAAGCGCCTCGCGCTCGCCAAGAAGTTCGGCGCGGCGGTGATCGCTCTGACCATCGACGAGGAGGGCATGGCGAAGACGCCGGAGCGCAAGCTCGCCGTCGCCAAGCGCCTCTACGACCTCGCGGTCAACGAGTTTGGCCTGCCGGCCCACGACCTGCTGTTCGACCCGCTGACCTTCACCATCGCCACCGGCAACGAGGACGACCGCAAGCTGGCCATCTGGACGCTGGAGGGCATCGAGGCGATCAGCCGCGAGATGCCCGGCTGCCAGATCATCCTGGGCCTGTCCAACGTCTCCTTCGGCCTGAACGCGGCGGCCCGCCACGTGCTGAACTCGGTCTTCCTCGACCATGCGGTGAAGCGCGGCATGACCGGCGCCATCGTGCATGTGTCGAAGATCATGCCGCTGCACCTGATCCCGGAAAAGGAGGTCAAGACCGCCGAGGACCTGATCTTCGACCGCCGCGCGGAAGGGTATGACCCGCTTCAGGCCTTCATCGCCCTGTTCGAGGGTCGCAAGGCGGCGGACGCCAAGAAGAAGGCCCGCGCCGAGACGGTCGAGGAGCGGCTGAAGGAGCGCATCGTCGACGGCGACCGCACCGGGCTGGAGGACGATCTCGCCGAGGCGATGAAGACCCACCCGCCGCTGGAGATCATCAACACCTACCTGCTCGACGGCATGAAGGTGGTGGGCGAGCTGTTCGGCGCCGGCAAGATGCAGCTTCCCTTCGTGCTCCAGTCCGCGGAAACCATGAAGGCCGCCGTGGCGTGGCTGGAGCCGCACATGGAGAAGCTGGACGGCCAGCAGAAGGGCACCATGGTGCTGGCCACCGTGAAGGGCGACGTCCACGACATCGGCAAGAACCTCGTCGACATCATCCTGACCAACAACGGCTACAAGGTCGTCAACCTGGGCATCAAGCAGCCGGTCGGCGCGATCATCCAGGCGGCGAAGGAGCACAAGGCCGACGCCGTCGGCATGTCCGGCCTGCTGGTGAAGTCCACCGTCGTCATGCGCGAGAATCTGGAGGAGATGACCCGCGAGGGGCTGGAGGTTCCGGTCCTGCTCGGCGGCGCCGCTCTGACCCGCGCCTATGTGGAGACGGACTGCGTGGCCTCCTACGGCTCGGGCCGCGTGGCCTATGCCGGCGACGCCTTCGACGGGCTGACCCTGATGGATCAGGTGGTGGGCGGCAGCTTCGACCAGCAGCTCGCCATCCAGCAGGCCAAGCGGGCGGGCCGGGCGGTCAACCGCCGCCGCGTGCTCGGTCAGGCGACGAGCGCCACCATCGGTCCGGTGGACAAGGACGCCGCCCGCGCCCGCCGCGCCCGTCTGGCCGAGGGTGTGCCGGTGCCGACGCCGCCCTTCTGGGGGCCGAAGGTCATCGAGCATGTGCCTCTGAAGACGCTGGTGACCTATCTGAACGAGCGCATGCTCTATCAGCTCCAGTGGGGCTACCGGAAGGACGGCAAGTCCTTCGAGGAGTTCAAGGAGTGGGCGAAGAAGGAGCTTCGCCCGGTGCTCGATCGCATCCTCCAGATCGCCGCGAAGGAGGAGATCCTGCGGCCCCAGGCGGTCTACGGCTACTGGAAGGCGGCGGCCGACGGCGACGACGTCATCCTGTTCGCCGAGAACGGGACCAGCGAGGTCGCCCGCTTCAGCCTGCCGCGTCAGGCCAAGGAGGACGGCGAGTGCATCGCCGACTTCCTCCGCGATGTGAACGACGGCGAGCGCGACGTGCTGGGCCTCCAGATCGTCACCATGGGCCAGCATTGCGCCGAGGTGGCGCGGGAGTGGTTCGCCGAGAACCGCTACCAGGATTATCTCTACCTGCACGGCTTGTCGGTGGAGATGACCGAGGCGATGGCGGAGTATGTCCACGCCCGCATCCGCGCCGAACTGGGCTATGGCGCAGAGGACAGCCGCGACAAGGAGAAGCTGCTGCAGCAGGCCTATCGCGGCAGCCGCTACAGCTTCGGCTACCCGGCCTGCCCGAACCTCGCCGACCAGGAGCAGCTTCTGAAGCTCCTCGACGCCGGGCGGATCGGCGTGGAGATGTCCGACGAGCACCAGCTCCACCCGGAGCAGAGCACGTCGGCCATCGTCCTGCACCACCCGCGGGCGAAGTACTTCAGCGTGTGACGCGGAGCGCCTGGACCGGGGCATCGCCTCCTTTCCCGTGTCGCAATGGGGAAGGAGGCGTCTTCAGGATCGCCGGAACCGGCTTGGCTGACCATCCAAGCCGGTTCCCAAAGCGCAACGGCATCGCTTATCCTTGAGGGCATGAACCATTCGCCCACCCCGCTTCGCCTGCACCGGGAAACCGTCCGCCCGGAGTGGATCGACTACAACGGCCACATGAACGTGGCCTATTACCTGCTCGCCTTCGACCACGCGACCGACGCCGTGCTCGACCATTTCGGGATCGGCAAGGCCTACGCGGAGGGCGAGGGGCGGTCGATGTTCGCGGTGGAGGCGCACCTGACCTATGCCCACGAGGTCACGGAGGGTGACGGGCTGACTTTCACGTCCCTGGTGCTGGGCGCGGACGCCAAGCGGCTGCATCTGTTCCACGAAATGCGCCATGAGGAGGACGGATTCCTCGCCGCTACGGCGGAATTCGTTCTGCTCCATGTCGATCTGGCGGAGCGCCGTTCGGTGCCGCTGGCTCCGGAAACCGCGGAGCGGCTGACACGCACCGTGGCGGAGCACGCCACTCTGCCCGTGCCGCCGCAGGCCGGGCGATCGGTCGGGCTGCGGACTCCGAAGGGGGCGTGACGGTAAGTCGCTGCCCGCCGCGGCCTTTTGTTGCGCCGGACCCTTTGTTATTCGGCCCCTGCGACACTATCTGTTGGCGCATGAAGACGACAATTTTCGCCGCCTTCGCGGTACTTGCCACCTTCCTGGGCACAGCCCTGGTTCCCTCCGTCGCTCTCGCCGAATGCACCGACCCGGCGCAGCCTAAGGTGAACTGGCGCCGCTGCTACTTCGACGGGCGCGATCTGTCGTCGGCGAAGCTGTCCGGGGCGATGCTGCGCGACGCCACCTTCCAGCGTGCCACGCTGAAGGACGCCGACCTGTCGGACACCGACAGCTATCGCGCGAAATTCTTCAGCGCCACGATGCCGGGGGTGAAGCTGGATGGCGCCCGCCTGATCGAGGCCGATTTCACGCGGGCCGATCTGACGGGGGCCTCCCTCAAGGAAACCGACCTGCGCAACGCGAAACTGGTGAACGCCATCCTGCAGAAGGTCGACTTCACCGGGGCGCGCCTCGGCGGTGCGGACCTGCGGCACGCCGACTTGTCCGGGGCCATCTGGATCGACGGCACGACGGTCTGCGCCGAGAAATCCCTGGGCCAGTGCAACTGATCGGCGGGCAAGTATATTTCCGATCATATGTAATATAATGTCCTTACTCCAAAGTTCCTTGCCCGTCTCTTTGCCGCTGCGGTAGCCTTTTTGCCAATGAGCAGTGGAAAGGCAATGGCAATGGCGGG includes the following:
- a CDS encoding pentapeptide repeat-containing protein, with amino-acid sequence MADRTPNEIEEIKAIILAHQTWLTRRGGRRADLSFRDLSNLNLDRVNLNGAKLAGANLVGARLVRADLSQADLFGADMEGANLTASTLIGADLRGANLHRAILTDANLRGADFRAGSLMNGTDDKPRSDGVTRLTEAKMERSILAGANFTGCDLSGADLNDADLTGADMTAAVLVGADFWGATLDGVTFDGTTIDEATLDRNYLPASLPKNAIVKPAYKPMPSGVFLEAVAEHERWVNSQGAEGRHLDLDLVSVIGADLTGRVLAAARLRRCRLMGVRLRKASLEMADLSYTEMIGADLTEACLNGTNLRRAGLSRAVLARADARPARLSGDRPWPANFDGANLTGADLRDARMEDAVLRSAKLGGAKLDGTGVTVTVDTAPSPPPAPEERRAQKRYAHPCLIVQTDRGAHSSRNWSIGGVSFYAPDDLFEEGETIEGRLSITGRNDIMATARMVVVHKGAGKGQVSVRFHQYGDDLKQLLKTAFLEHQKLEG
- a CDS encoding MlaC/ttg2D family ABC transporter substrate-binding protein; its protein translation is MLTRRLFLVCAALLAVSSWAARPAAAQSADPGATAFIQSLGNEAVATFSNKSLSREQAVQRFRGLLYQGFDVAYIGRWVLGRYWNSATPQQHDEYQKLFERLIVNTYADRFVEYSGETFRITGSRVEGEADTMVTTQIVRPNGPPVNVDWRVRKRDTAYKIIDVVVEGVSMGVTQRQEFASVIGQNGGRVEGLLQALRQKVGSAG
- a CDS encoding MlaA family lipoprotein, translating into MKLANLSRSLLRSAAVAVVAFGMAGCATAPGSNEADVTVSDPLEIPNRFVFAVNETADILLIRPATEVYVGVVPDPLRQAVHNFIQNLLGPLYIANNLLQGDFEGAQVATGRFMTNTILGIGGLADVATEAGIGDRPEDFGQTLGVWGVGPGPYVVLPFLGPSNVRDTLGYGVDTLADPFRIGTNAAGADNAMYGRTAAAGLDRRSQLLREIDDLRKNSLDFYATARSLYAQQRRAAIANDIAPATPEFPDFDEPAKK
- a CDS encoding ArsR/SmtB family transcription factor, coding for MDELLATLKAAAETTRLRLLALCAHGELTVTELTQILGQSQPRVSRHLKLLCDAGLLDRFREGTFAFYRLTERGASAELARVLVDAIPSDDPTMTLDLERLEAIKRARSEAAASYFRENAARWHEIRSLHVPEREVEEALLRLIPADGIGDLLDIGTGTGRMLEVLGPRARRAVGVDQSREMLSIARTKLEDTALRHCHVRQADMYQLPFPSGSFDAAIVHQVLHFAEAPADLLAEAARVLRPGGLLLLVDFAPHALESLRAEHAHRRLGFADAEVAAWCRQCGLDCGAVVHLPGEPLTVSIWPAVRAAKGASPADPSILSISGAQS
- the metF gene encoding methylenetetrahydrofolate reductase [NAD(P)H], whose protein sequence is MTSGIPSVSFEFFPPKTEKMEQSLWQAIQRLAPLSPSFVSVTYGAGGSTRERTHNTVTRIQKETGIPAAAHFTCVGATREEIDAIARTYWDAGIRHLVALRGDPPETEGGVGGRYVPHPGGYAYAADLVAGMKKVADFEISVAAYPESHPEAPSAQFDLDNLKRKVDAGATRAITQFFFDNDAYFRFLDRCAAAGITVPIVPGILPITNFARAVEFAGKCGAAMPQRFAETFEGLDSDPETRQLVAATMAAEQCQALQAQGIKDFHFYTLNRSDLTVAICRMLGVKAKQPAVS
- a CDS encoding DUF29 domain-containing protein, encoding MDSRIGYDDDFYAWTQEQARLLREAARERLNTPIDWEHVAEEIEDMGRNDRRAINSHLARVIEHLLKLELSPASDPRSGWRKSVREQRAAAVDALADSPSLKSHMDLPFAFRRGRGFATDGLGQDRIDERELPVECPYALEQILDEDWWPTNRHGLE
- the metH gene encoding methionine synthase, with protein sequence MPHILDTLRDRVLLCDGGFGSRIQALDLDVEKDYWGHENCTDILPLSRPDIVREIHRGYFEAGADMVETDTFGASPVTLGEFGISEKAFEINQRAVELAREAAETFTDGQPRFVIGSVGPGTKLPSLGHIPYQDLEDSFFVQAAGLIAGGADAILVETCQDPLQIKAAVNGIKRARAEAGSDTPVFVQVTVETTGTLLVGTDIAAAATVIQALDVPLMGLNCATGPLEMSEHVKWLTQNWPGLVSVQPNAGLPELVDGKTHYPLRADDFAHWLERFVTEDGVNLVGGCCGTNVPHIAAANQMLRKLAPAGSHRPNPKGRTVHWVPAVASLYSQVTLRQENAFFAIGERCNANGSKKWRELQEKNDWDGCVEMAREQVKEGSHTLDVCTAFVGRDEVAEMKAVVQRFAGSVTAPLVIDSTEYIVLEKALALYGGKAIINSINFEDGEEPARKRLALAKKFGAAVIALTIDEEGMAKTPERKLAVAKRLYDLAVNEFGLPAHDLLFDPLTFTIATGNEDDRKLAIWTLEGIEAISREMPGCQIILGLSNVSFGLNAAARHVLNSVFLDHAVKRGMTGAIVHVSKIMPLHLIPEKEVKTAEDLIFDRRAEGYDPLQAFIALFEGRKAADAKKKARAETVEERLKERIVDGDRTGLEDDLAEAMKTHPPLEIINTYLLDGMKVVGELFGAGKMQLPFVLQSAETMKAAVAWLEPHMEKLDGQQKGTMVLATVKGDVHDIGKNLVDIILTNNGYKVVNLGIKQPVGAIIQAAKEHKADAVGMSGLLVKSTVVMRENLEEMTREGLEVPVLLGGAALTRAYVETDCVASYGSGRVAYAGDAFDGLTLMDQVVGGSFDQQLAIQQAKRAGRAVNRRRVLGQATSATIGPVDKDAARARRARLAEGVPVPTPPFWGPKVIEHVPLKTLVTYLNERMLYQLQWGYRKDGKSFEEFKEWAKKELRPVLDRILQIAAKEEILRPQAVYGYWKAAADGDDVILFAENGTSEVARFSLPRQAKEDGECIADFLRDVNDGERDVLGLQIVTMGQHCAEVAREWFAENRYQDYLYLHGLSVEMTEAMAEYVHARIRAELGYGAEDSRDKEKLLQQAYRGSRYSFGYPACPNLADQEQLLKLLDAGRIGVEMSDEHQLHPEQSTSAIVLHHPRAKYFSV
- a CDS encoding thioesterase family protein, with protein sequence MNHSPTPLRLHRETVRPEWIDYNGHMNVAYYLLAFDHATDAVLDHFGIGKAYAEGEGRSMFAVEAHLTYAHEVTEGDGLTFTSLVLGADAKRLHLFHEMRHEEDGFLAATAEFVLLHVDLAERRSVPLAPETAERLTRTVAEHATLPVPPQAGRSVGLRTPKGA
- a CDS encoding pentapeptide repeat-containing protein, whose protein sequence is MKTTIFAAFAVLATFLGTALVPSVALAECTDPAQPKVNWRRCYFDGRDLSSAKLSGAMLRDATFQRATLKDADLSDTDSYRAKFFSATMPGVKLDGARLIEADFTRADLTGASLKETDLRNAKLVNAILQKVDFTGARLGGADLRHADLSGAIWIDGTTVCAEKSLGQCN